One Klebsiella electrica genomic window, CCGGACTGCAGCTCATTAAGACGATCCAGTAAATACTGGTTCGTTGAGTCAATAACGGGAAGAACTGTCACCTGCCCATATTCGATCTGTGCAGCGATTCGCTTTTCATCTAATAACTGAATCGGCTCTGGCAGGCTGTAACCTTTACCAGGGACGGTGAACACATCAACCCCCCAGTCACGCAGAGTCTGAATATGCTTATTAATTGCCGCCCGACTCATTCCCAGACGCTCGCCCAGCTGCTCTCCGGAATGAAATTCGCCATCCGCTAAAATGGATATCAATGTCAGGGGGATTGTATTATCTCTCATGCAATAGCCTCCTCGGCATTCACTTCACCAGTTGCGCCAATAAAGCGCACTTCCGGCTGGAGCCAGACATTGAACTTCTCACCTACCTGCTGACGGACATAATGCGCCAGCTTAATCACATCGTCGCTGGTTGCCTGATTATTATTGATTAATACTAAAGCCTGCTGACGATGTACCGCGGCCCCGCCGATGGTTTTCCCTTTCAGCTGGCATTGATCGATTAGCCAGCCTGCGGCCAGTTTTATACGGCCATCTGCCTGCGGGTAATGCGGAGCATTCGGGAACATGGCCAGTAGCGCCTGCCCTTTCCCGGCATCAATTACCGGGTTTTTAAAGAAACTGCCGGCATTACCACTCACTTTAGGATCCGGGAGCTTAGTCATTCGCATATGACAAACGGCATCGAATACCTGACGTGGGGTGACAGTCTGTCGATCAAGGCGAGTCAGATCACCGTAGGTTAATACCGGATCCCAGATTTTTGTCAGGCGAAGACCCACCGCAATAATGGCAAAGCGATCCTGGTATTCGTGTTTGAAAATACTGTCACGATAACCAAAGCGGCACTCACTCGCTGAAAGACGCTGCTGATGACCGGTTGCCAGCTCGATACAATCGACATACTGACAAACACGCTGTAGTTCGACGCCATATGCGCCGATATTCTGAATAGGGGAAGAGCCTGCACAACCAGGAATTAATGCGAGGTTTTCCAGACCCGGCATGTCATTATCCAGCGTAAACTGCACCAGTTGATGCCAGTTTTCTCCAGCCCCAACGTGTAGATGCCAGGCATCAGACGTTTCCGTGACCTCAATTCCCATAATACGGTTGATTATCACCGTACCGGCGTAATCTTTCAGGAAGAGTACGTTGCTGCCTTCACCAAGGATCAAAACCGGCTGATCTTCTGCAGTGGCTTGTTGCCATGCGGACAATAGCTGCTGTTCATTTTCAGCACGTACAATCGCTTTGGCCATACGGTCGATGCCAAAGGTATTCCAGGGTTTGAGGGAGTGATTCATAGTGGCTTCCTGATGCAAAATCTGCACTAGTTTACCGTATCTGCTGGGGGAAGGCTTGCTTGATTGCGGCCTGGCGGGTATTCAGGATGCTTAAGTTAGTCATGGACAAAAACGCAAAAAGCCCGTCCGTGAGGACGGGCTGCTTTCGCCATAAACCGCAGATAAACAAAAGGCCCGGTCTTTCGACCGGGCCTTCTGCTTTATTTGATGCCTGGCAGTTCCCTACTCTCACATGGGGAGACCCCACACTACCATCGGCGCTACGGCGTTTCACTTCTGAGTTCGGCATGGGGTCAGGTGGGACCACCGCGCTGTTGTCGCCAGGCAAATTCTTTGTGCTCAGTACGCAGTCCTTTATCGCATCAGCCGTGTTGCTGCTGCGCACATTATTGCGTACTCAACTCTGAATCTAAGCTGAAAATCAATCTCGTCTCTTCGCCAAAACAGCTTCGGCGTTGTAAGGTTAAGCCTCACGGTTCATTAGTATCGGTTAGCTCAACGTATCGCTACGCTTACACACCCGACCTATCAACGTCGTCGTCTTCAACGTTCCTTCAGGACTCTCAAAGAGTCAGGGAGAACTCATCTCGGGGCAAGTTTCGTGCTTAGATGCTTTCAGCACTTATCTCTTCCGCATTTAGCTACCGGGCAATGCCATTGGCATGACAACCCGAACACCAGTGATGCGTCCACTCCGGTCCTCTCGTACTAGGAGCAGCCCCCCTCAATTCTCCAGCGCCCACGGCAGATAGGGACCGAACTGTCTCACGACGTTCTAAACCCAGCTCGCGTACCACTTTAAATGGCGAACAGCCATACCCTTGGGACCTACTTCAGCCCCAGGATGTGATGAGCCGACATCGAGGTGCCAAACACCGCCGTCGATATGAACTCTTGGGCGGTATCAGCCTGTTATCCCCGGAGTACCTTTTATCCGTTGAGCGATGGCCCTTCCATTCAGAACCACCGGATCACTATGACCTGCTTTCGCACCTGCTCGCGCCGTCACGCTCGCAGTCAAGCTAGCTTATGCCATTGCACTAACCTCCTGATGTCCGACCAGGATTAGCTAACCTTCGTGCTCCTCCGTTACTCTTTGGGAGGAGACCGCCCCAGTCAAACTACCCACCAGACACTGTCCGCAACCCGGATGACGGGTCTACGTTAGAACACCAGCCATTAAAGGGTGGTATTTCAAGGTCGGCTCCATGCAGACTGGCGTCCACACTTCAAAGCCTCCCACCTATCCTACACATCAAGGACCAGTGTTCAGTGTCAAGCTATAGTAAAGGTTCACGGGGTCTTTCCGTCTTGCCGCGGGTACACTGCATCTTCACAGCGAGTTCAATTTCACTGAGTCTCGGGTGGAGACAGCCTGGCCATCATTACGCCATTCGTGCAGGTCGGAACTTACCCGACAAGGAATTTCGCTACCTTAGGACCGTTATAGTTACGGCCGCCGTTTACCGGGGCTTCGATCAAGAGCTTCTCCTTACGGATAACCCCATCAATTAACCTTCCGGCACCGGGCAGGCGTCACACCGTATACGTCCACTTTCGTGTTTGCACAGTGCTGTGTTTTTAATAAACAGTTGCAGCCAGCTGGTATCTTCGACTGAGTTCAGCTCCATGAGCAAGTCACTTCACTTACCATCAGCGTGCCTTCTCCCGAAGTTACGGCACCATTTTGCCTAGTTCCTTCACCCGAGTTCTCTCAAGCGCCTTGGTATTCTCTACCTGACCACCTGTGTCGGTTTGGGGTACGATTTGATGTTACCTGATGCTTAGAGGCTTTTCCTGGAAGCAGGGCATTTGTCACTTCAGCACCGTAGTGCCTCGTCATCACACCTCAGCGTTGAATAAACGACCGGATTTACCTAATCGTTCCGCCTACATGCTTAAACCGGGACAACCGTCGCCCGGCCAACATAGCCTTCTCCGTCCCCCCTTCGCAGTAACACCGAGTACAGGAATATTAACCTGTTTCCCATCGACTACGCCTTTCGGCCTCGCCTTAGGGGTCGACTCACCCTGCCCCGATTAACGTTGGACAGGAACCCTTGGTCTTCCGGCGAGCGGGCTTTTCACCCGCTTTATCGTTACTTATGTCAGCATTCGCACTTCTGATACCTCCAGCAACCCTCACAGGCCACCTTCAACGGCTTACAGAACGCTCCCCTACCCAACAACGCATACGCGTCGCTGCCGCAGCTTCGGTGCATGGTTTAGCCCCGTTACATCTTCCGCGCAGGCCGACTCGACCAGTGAGCTATTACGCTTTCTTTAAATGATGGCTGCTTCTAAGCCAACATCCTGGCTGTCTGTGCCTTCCCACATCGTTTCCCACTTAACCATGACTTTGGGACCTTAGCTGGCGGTCTGGGTTGTTTCCCTCTTCACGACGGACGTTAGCACCCGCCGTGTGTCTCCCGTGATAACATTCTTCGGTATTCGTAGTTTGCATCGGGTTGGTAAGTCGGGATGACCCCCTAGCCGAAACAGTGCTCTACCCCCGAAGATGAGTTCACGAGGCGCTACCTAAATAGCTTTCGGGGAGAACCAGCTATCTCCCGGTTTGATTGGCCTTTCACCCCCAGCCACAAGTCATCCGCTAATTTTTCAACATTAGTCGGTTCGGTCCTCCAGTTAGTGTTACCCAACCTTCAACCTGCCCATGGCTAGATCACCGGGTTTCGGGTCTATACCCTGCAACTTAACGCCCAGTTAAGACTCGGTTTCCCTGCGGCTCCCCTATTCGGTTAACCTTGCTACAGAATATAAGTCGCTGACCCATTATACAAAAGGTACGCAGTCACCCCATAAAGAGGCTCCCACTGCTTGTACGTACACGGTTTCAGGTTCTTTTTCACTCCCCTCGCCGGGGTTCTTTTCGCCTTTCCCTCACGGTACTGGTTCACTATCGGTCAGTCAGGAGTATTTAGCCTTGGAGGATGGTCCCCCCATATTCAGACAGGATACCACGTGTCCCGCCCTACTCTTCGAACTCACAGCCTGTGCATTTTAGTGTACGGGAGTATCACCCTGTACCCTGCGACTTTCCAGACGCTTCCACTAACACACAAACTGATTCAGGTTCTGGGCTGCTCCCCGTTCGCTCGCCGCTACTGGGGGAATCTCGGTTGATTTCTTTTCCTCGGGGTACTTAGATGTTTCAGTTCCCCCGGTTCGCTTCGTTAAGCTATGTATTCACTTAACGATAGTGTGACGAATCACACTGGGTTTCCCCATTCGGAAATCGCCGGCTATAACGGTTCATATCACCTTACCGACGCTTATCGCAGATTAGCACGTCCTTCATCGCCTCTGACTGCCAGGGCATCCACCGTGTACGCTTAGTCGCTTAACCTCACAACCCGAAACTGTTTCGTAAAACGCTTCGCGTTGCGAAAATTTGAGAGACTCGGACACACCGCTTTTCCTTTCTTATTACGGAGAAAGGAAACAGTGTGTCGTTTCAATTTTCAGCTTGATCCAGATTTTTAAAGAGCAAAACTTCGCAGCATACCTTTTCAGGTACACTCTGAAGTTTTCTTGTTGTGCAGCAGTAAAGGATGGTGGAGCTATGCGGGATCGAACCGCAGACCTCCTGCGTGCAAGGCAGGCGCTCTCCCAGCTGAGCTATAACCCCATCGTAAAATGCTAATCTCTCTATCCTAATTCGTTTCCGGGCAAGGCGCGGTGGTGCGAAGCATACTGAAGTATGCGAGCATCGCCGTAACACAGCACGGAGGCGAATTTGGTAGGCCTGAGTGGACTTGAACCACCGACCTCACCCTTATCAGGGGTGCGCTCTAACCACCTGAGCTACAAGCCTGCAGAGATTTTTACTGCTACTTTTTCATCAGACAATCTGTGTGAGCACTACAAAGGCAGGTTCTTTCAGGTAAGGAGGTGATCCAACCGCAGGTTCCCCTACGGTTACCTTGTTACGACTTCACCCCAGTCATGAATCACAAAGTGGTAAGCGCCCTCCCGAAGGTTAAGCTACCTACTTCTTTTGCAACCCACTCCCATGGTGTGACGGGCGGTGTGTACAAGGCCCGGGAACGTATTCACCGTAGCATTCTGATCTACGATTACTAGCGATTCCGACTTCATGGAGTCGAGTTGCAGACTCCAATCCGGACTACGACATACTTTATGAGGTCCGCTTGCTCTCGCGAGGTCGCTTCTCTTTGTATATGCCATTGTAGCACGTGTGTAGCCCTACTCGTAAGGGCCATGATGACTTGACGTCATCCCCACCTTCCTCCAGTTTATCACTGGCAGTCTCCTTTGAGTTCCCGACCAAATCGCTGGCAACAAAGGATAAGGGTTGCGCTCGTTGCGGGACTTAACCCAACATTTCACAACACGAGCTGACGACAGCCATGCAGCACCTGTCTCAGAGTTCCCGAAGGCACCAAAGCATCTCTGCTAAGTTCTCTGGATGTCAAGAGTAGGTAAGGTTCTTCGCGTTGCATCGAATTAAACCACATGCTCCACCGCTTGTGCGGGCCCCCGTCAATTCATTTGAGTTTTAACCTTGCGGCCGTACTCCCCAGGCGGTCGACTTAACGCGTTAGCTCCGGAAGCCACTCCTCAAGGGAACAACCTCCAAGTCGACATCGTTTACAGCGTGGACTACCAGGGTATCTAATCCTGTTTGCTCCCCACGCTTTCGCACCTGAGCGTCAGTCTTTGTCCAGGGGGCCGCCTTCGCCACCGGTATTCCTCCAGATCTCTACGCATTTCACCGCTACACCTGGAATTCTACCCCCCTCTACAAGACTCAAGCCTGCCAGTTTCAAATGCAGTTCCCAGGTTGAGCCCGGGGATTTCACATCTGACTTAACAGACCGCCTGCGTGCGCTTTACGCCCAGTAATTCCGATTAACGCTTGCACCCTCCGTATTACCGCGGCTGCTGGCACGGAGTTAGCCGGTGCTTCTTCTGCGAGTAACGTCAATCGATGAGGTTATTAACCTCACCGCCTTCCTCCTCGCTGAAAGTACTTTACAACCCGAAGGCCTTCTTCATACACGCGGCATGGCTGCATCAGGCTTGCGCCCATTGTGCAATATTCCCCACTGCTGCCTCCCGTAGGAGTCTGGACCGTGTCTCAGTTCCAGTGTGGCTGGTCATCCTCTCAGACCAGCTAGGGATCGTCGCCTAGGTGAGCCGTTACCCCACCTACTAGCTAATCCCATCTGGGCACATCTGATGGCATGAGGCCCGAAGGTCCCCCACTTTGGTCTTGCGACGTTATGCGGTATTAGCTACCGTTTCCAGTAGTTATCCCCCTCCATCAGGCAGTTTCCCAGACATTACTCACCCGTCCGCCACTCGTCACCCGAGAGCAAGCTCTCTGTGCTACCGTTCGACTTGCATGTGTTAGGCCTGCCGCCAGCGTTCAATCTGAGCCATGATCAAACTCTTCAATTTAAGTTTGATGCTCATGAATTAAACTTCGTAATGAATTACGTATGTTCACTCACTGAGACTTGGTATTCATTTTTCGTCCGAGGACGTTAAGAATCCATGTCACTTTGAGTGCCCACACAGATTGTCTGATAAATTGTTAAAGAGCAGTGCGACGACGCTGAGCGCTCTGTCGCGAGGTCCCGTATAATACGTTTTCCTCATTCAGAGTCAAGCATTTATTTTTGCTTTTCTCTGGCAGGATTTCCGCAGAAACCCTGCTGACCCGGCGGCCTGTAAGCCGTTGTTCCGTGTCAGTGGAGGCGCATTATAGGGAGTTCTGAGACGTTGACAAGCCCTGTTTTAAAAAAACCTTTCAACCGCTCAAAATCCCGCCATCACGCCCATTTTACGTGCTATTTGCTCGTCATTTGTGCGACTTCCTGCGCAAAATTGGCAACCTGCTTCCAGTCGGTATAGACGACTTCTTTACTGGTATCCGTTTCACCGCCGGTCATCTTCATTATCAGGCGAATCATGAAGCGATCGTACCAACGATAGCGCGGGTAGCGCAGCGCGCCGGCAAACACCGCGCTGCGCTGCGGTTGCCATGGCGAATTAAGCAGAAACTTACGCGTATAGCTATTGGTCTGCGGCGTGCGCTTCTCTGGCTTACGCGCAACGAGGTTGACCGAGAAAAATGCCCCCGGCAGCGCATTCAGCGACTGCAGATGTTTCTTCACGAAACTGTCCAGCGCCGGATGAAAGTGCCCGTAACGAATCGAGGCGCCAATCACCACGCGATCGTAGTGGTGCCATTCAACCTCTTCCGTACGGTTGAGATTAACCGTATCCGCATCGATACCCAGCTCTTTCAGCTCAGAGGCCAGAAAGGAGGCAATTTCACGCGTCTGCCCGTCGCGGGTGGAGAATAATATCAACGTTTTCACAAGCACTCCGGTTATTCGCGCCAGAAAGTGGGGGTAAAGAGCACCAGTAAGGTGAACACTTCCAGACGACCAAACAGCATATTAGCAATCAAGATCCATTTCGCGACCGGGTTCATTGTCGCGAAGTTATCCGCCACTACGCCAAGTCCTGGCCCGAGGTTGTTTAACGTTGCCACAACCGAGGCGAAAGCAGAAAAGTCATCCACTCCGGTCGCGATGATAGCCAGCATGCTAATAATGAACACCAGCGCATAGGCAGAAAAGAATCCCCATACCGCCTCCAGAATACGTTCCGGCAGCGCACGGTTACCTAACTTAATGCTATATACCGCATTCGGATGCACCAGCCGCTTGAGTTCGCGGTTCCCCTGCTTGAACAACAGCAGTATGCGGATAACTTTCAGACCGCCGCCCGTCGACCCGGCACAACCGCCAATAAATGCCGAGCACAATAGCAGCACCGGCAGGAATAACGGCCAGCGCGCGATGCTGTCGGTGGTAAAGCCCGCCGTCGTCGCCATCGAAACCACCTGGAAGAAGGCCTGATTCAGCGTCGTCAGCGCCGAGCTGTACACATCATGCAACCACAGCACCAGCGTACAAATCACCACCAGCGTCAGTTGGACACCAATAAACATGCGGAATTCAGGATCGCGCCAGTACACCTTCAGACTGCGGCCGCTGAGCAATGAAAAATGGAGGCCATAGTTACAGCCTGAGATCAGCAGGAAAACCGCAATAATCGTATTAATGGTTGGACTGTTAAAATACCCTACGCTGGCGTCATGCGTAGAGAAGCCGCCAATCGCGATAGTCGAAAAGCTGTGACCGATGGCATCAAATGCCGGCATACCCGCGAACCAGAGCGCAAGCGCGCAGGCCACCGTCAACAATACGTAGATAAGCCACAGCGTTTTGGCCGTCTCGGCGATACGCGGGCGCATCTTATTGTCCTTCAGTGGCCCCGGCATTTCCGCCCGATACAACTGCATCCCGCCGACGCCCAGTATCGGCAGTATTGCTACCGCCAGCACAATGATCCCCATACCGCCAAACCACTGCAGCATCTGTCGATAGAAGAGGATGGCATGAGGTAAAGAGTCCAGCCCCACCAGGGTGGTAGCGCCCGTTGTGGTCAGGCCCGAGAATGACTCAAAAAACGCATCCGTTATCGTCAGATTCGGCTGTTCGGCGAAAATAAACGGTAGCGCACCGACGCTGCCCAGCACGGTCCAGAAGAGTACGACAATCAGAAAACCCTCGCGGGATTTCAGTTCGCCCTTCTCACGACGGTTCGGCCACCATAAAAGAGAGCCTATCGCCAGCGCGACAAAAAAGGTCTGGGTAAACGCCCGCCCCGCGCCATCGCGGTATAACAGGGCCACTAATCCCGGAAGGATCATCGTCCCCGAAAACAAAATGACCAACAGTCCAACGATTCGGGTTATGGCGCGAAAATGCATCTCTGGCGCTTCCTTTGGTATGCAAAAAAATCAGGTGGGGATTATTCGTCAATCTTCAGTAATTGCAACGAACCACGACTAAAATCAGCCAGCTTTGTCGAAAAAGAGACCACTTCAGCTTGCGGAAGCGCCACACGAAGCTTGACGAAGGCCTGATAGTCACTATCGACAATTTGTCCTGAGAACTGAGCCAACAGCGTTTCAATGCCAGCTAACTGTCCATATTCACACTGCAAAGTATATGCGGTCAGCGGCGTCTTGCGCTGCGTTGTCAGCCCGGCAAGGGCCTGATGAACGCCACCGCCATACGCTTTAACCAGACCGCCGGTTCCAAGCAAAATACCGCCGTAGTAGCGTACCACGACGGCCGTTATTTCGCCGACGCCGCTGCCCATCAGCTGCGCCAGCATAGGTTTACCCGCGGTGCCTGCTGGTTCGCCATCGTCGGAAAAGCCCAGCTGTTGAGAGTCATTGGGTGGCCCGGCCACCCACGCCACACAATGATGACGGGCGTCAGGGTGCTCCGCCCTGACCGACTCAACAAACGCCTTTGCCGCTACCACGCCATCGGTATGCGCCAACCGCGTGATAAAACGACTTTTTTTAATCTCTTCGACAAAGGTCACCGGCGCGGCCGGTATCAACCAACTTTCCATTACGCCAGTTTCAGGTCACGCGTCATATTTTCAACACTGTTTTCGTGGATGACGACGTTATCTTCAATACGGATGCCGCCAAACGGCTTCAATGCTTCAATTTTTTGCCAGTTGAAGTGCTTGCTGAACGGCCCTTCACGCCACGGCGCCAGCAGAGATTCAATAAAGTAGATGCCCGGCTCGATGGTCAGCACCATACGCGGCTGCAAAATACGCGTGCAGCGCAGATACGGATACTTCGACGGCGCTGCCAGATGAGTACCGGTATCATCCTGCATGAAACCGGCCACATCATGGACCTGCAGGCCCAGCGGATGACCGATACCGTGCGGCATAAACGGCCCGGTCAGATCGTTTTCAACCATGGCCTCTTCGCTCATGTCGGTCACGATTTGGTACTTACGCAACAGTTTAGCGATGCGTTGGTGGAACTGGATGTGGTAATCCACATAGCTTTTACCCGCCTTCATCGTGCTAATCAGAGCCAGCTGCTCATCGTTAACGTCTTTAATCAAATGGGCAAAGTCATTGTCGCCATGTGCCGCCCAGGTACGCGTCAGGTCTGCCGCGTAGCCGTTGTATTCCGCCCCGGCATCCAGTAAGAAACTGCGCGCTTCTGCCGGCGCGCGATGATCCAGTTTGGTGTAATGCAGTACAGAGGCGTGTTCGTTAAGCGCCACGATATTGCTGTAAGGCACATCGGTGTCGCGATGACCGGTAGCCGTCAGATACGCCTGGTTGATATCGAATTCGCTCATTCCGGAGAGGAATGCCTCATGGGCCGCGCGATGCCCGTTAACCGCCGACTTCTGCGCTTCGCGCATGCAGGCCAACTCATAATCGGTCTTAAAAGAACGATAGTAGTGCAGGAAATCAATCACCCCTTTCGGGTTGATATGACTGGCAGCAATCTCCAGACCAAGCGCCCGCTCCGGCACCGGCCCGATATAGGCGATATTGCCGCGCGCAGCAGGCAGCTGGCTACCGATGCCGTCGGCTTTCGGCAGGGCAATCACTTCAACCTCTTCCGTCCAGAACGAGGTCGGCAGCGGTTCAACGTTATGCCAGTAATCGACCGGCAGATAGAACCACAGTTTCGGTTTGTTGACGCCATCAACCAGCAGCCAGCAGTTGGGCACCTGCGTCACCGGGACCCAGGATTTAAATTGCGGATTGACCTTAAACGGGTACGGATGGTCGTCCAGGAAGACATTGATCAGCTCGCCGGAGTGAATCAGCAACGCATCAAGATTAAAACGAGCCAAAGCATCACGGGTACGTTCTTGTAGGGTAACGATATGATTTTTATAGAGCGCGGCTAGTGATTCCATCTTTCATCCTTTGCTTTTATTAGATGTGATTCCCCGCATCTTAGCACATCGGCCCCAGGCAGGGTGATTTCCGCCGGGTGTGATCAGGCCAGCATTTATTTAAAGACTCGTTTGCAATTCTTTAACATAAATCCCACACTCCGTTGCATCTGGTACGACCAGATCACATTGCTGGATTCAGGAGACTGACATGCTCTACAAAGGCGACAACCTGTACCTCGACTGGCTGGACGATGGCATTGCCGAACTGGTGTTCGATGCTCCCGGCTCGGTGAACAAGCTCGATACCGCAACCGTAGCCAGCCTCGGTGAGGCGCTGGAGGTGCTCGAAAAACAACACGATCTTAAGGGGCTGCTGCTGCGCTCCGGAAAAGCAGCCTTCATCGTCGGCGCCGACATTACCGAATTTCTGTCCCTGTTCCAGGTACCACAGGAGCAGTTGAGCCAGTGGCTCCATTTTGCTAACAGCGTCTTTAACCGTCTGGAAGATTTACCGGTGCCGACTATTTCAGCGGTGAACGGCTATGCGCTGGGCGGCGGCTGCGAGTGCGTGCTGGCGACAGACTACCGTCTGGCTACGCCGGATCTGCGTATCGGCCTGCCGGAAACCAAACTGGGCATTATGCCGGGCTTCGGCGGCTCAGTGCGCATGCCGCGTCTGCTCGGCGCCGATAGCGCGCTGGAAATCATCGCCGCAGGCAAAGATGTCGATGCCGATCAGGCGCTGAAAATCGGCCTCATCGATGGCATCGTCAAACCAGAGAAGCTGCGCGATGGCGCGCTTGCTATTCTGCGTCAGGCCATTAACGGCGAGCTGGACTGGAAAGCGCAGCGCCAGCCGAAGCTGGAGCCATTGAAGCTCAGTAAAATTGAAGCGGCCATGAGCTTCACCATCGCCAAAGGCATGGTGGCGCAGACCGCCGGGAAGCACTATCCGGCGCCGATGACGGCGGTAAAAACCATCGAAGCGGCCGCGCGTTTTGGCCGCGAAGAAGCCCTGAATCTGGAAAACCAAAGCTTTGTCCCGCTGGCGCACACCAAAGAGGCGCGCGCGCTGGTTGGTATCTTCCTTAACGATCAGTACGTCAAAGCCAAAG contains:
- a CDS encoding IMPACT family protein; translation: MESWLIPAAPVTFVEEIKKSRFITRLAHTDGVVAAKAFVESVRAEHPDARHHCVAWVAGPPNDSQQLGFSDDGEPAGTAGKPMLAQLMGSGVGEITAVVVRYYGGILLGTGGLVKAYGGGVHQALAGLTTQRKTPLTAYTLQCEYGQLAGIETLLAQFSGQIVDSDYQAFVKLRVALPQAEVVSFSTKLADFSRGSLQLLKIDE
- the murB gene encoding UDP-N-acetylmuramate dehydrogenase; the encoded protein is MNHSLKPWNTFGIDRMAKAIVRAENEQQLLSAWQQATAEDQPVLILGEGSNVLFLKDYAGTVIINRIMGIEVTETSDAWHLHVGAGENWHQLVQFTLDNDMPGLENLALIPGCAGSSPIQNIGAYGVELQRVCQYVDCIELATGHQQRLSASECRFGYRDSIFKHEYQDRFAIIAVGLRLTKIWDPVLTYGDLTRLDRQTVTPRQVFDAVCHMRMTKLPDPKVSGNAGSFFKNPVIDAGKGQALLAMFPNAPHYPQADGRIKLAAGWLIDQCQLKGKTIGGAAVHRQQALVLINNNQATSDDVIKLAHYVRQQVGEKFNVWLQPEVRFIGATGEVNAEEAIA
- the trkH gene encoding Trk system potassium transporter TrkH → MHFRAITRIVGLLVILFSGTMILPGLVALLYRDGAGRAFTQTFFVALAIGSLLWWPNRREKGELKSREGFLIVVLFWTVLGSVGALPFIFAEQPNLTITDAFFESFSGLTTTGATTLVGLDSLPHAILFYRQMLQWFGGMGIIVLAVAILPILGVGGMQLYRAEMPGPLKDNKMRPRIAETAKTLWLIYVLLTVACALALWFAGMPAFDAIGHSFSTIAIGGFSTHDASVGYFNSPTINTIIAVFLLISGCNYGLHFSLLSGRSLKVYWRDPEFRMFIGVQLTLVVICTLVLWLHDVYSSALTTLNQAFFQVVSMATTAGFTTDSIARWPLFLPVLLLCSAFIGGCAGSTGGGLKVIRILLLFKQGNRELKRLVHPNAVYSIKLGNRALPERILEAVWGFFSAYALVFIISMLAIIATGVDDFSAFASVVATLNNLGPGLGVVADNFATMNPVAKWILIANMLFGRLEVFTLLVLFTPTFWRE
- the hemG gene encoding menaquinone-dependent protoporphyrinogen IX dehydrogenase; the protein is MKTLILFSTRDGQTREIASFLASELKELGIDADTVNLNRTEEVEWHHYDRVVIGASIRYGHFHPALDSFVKKHLQSLNALPGAFFSVNLVARKPEKRTPQTNSYTRKFLLNSPWQPQRSAVFAGALRYPRYRWYDRFMIRLIMKMTGGETDTSKEVVYTDWKQVANFAQEVAQMTSK
- the pepQ gene encoding Xaa-Pro dipeptidase — translated: MESLAALYKNHIVTLQERTRDALARFNLDALLIHSGELINVFLDDHPYPFKVNPQFKSWVPVTQVPNCWLLVDGVNKPKLWFYLPVDYWHNVEPLPTSFWTEEVEVIALPKADGIGSQLPAARGNIAYIGPVPERALGLEIAASHINPKGVIDFLHYYRSFKTDYELACMREAQKSAVNGHRAAHEAFLSGMSEFDINQAYLTATGHRDTDVPYSNIVALNEHASVLHYTKLDHRAPAEARSFLLDAGAEYNGYAADLTRTWAAHGDNDFAHLIKDVNDEQLALISTMKAGKSYVDYHIQFHQRIAKLLRKYQIVTDMSEEAMVENDLTGPFMPHGIGHPLGLQVHDVAGFMQDDTGTHLAAPSKYPYLRCTRILQPRMVLTIEPGIYFIESLLAPWREGPFSKHFNWQKIEALKPFGGIRIEDNVVIHENSVENMTRDLKLA